From Terriglobales bacterium, a single genomic window includes:
- a CDS encoding ABC transporter permease, with translation MRNVWIIFQKELRSYFVSPIAWLLLTMFAVIFGYFFWTRLGMFVFAGMEQQMRGEMFPMSVNEWVISPLLSNTSVIGLFFIPIITMRLFAEEKRNGTIELLTTSPIRDVDVILGKWLAALTLYASMLFFTGLSFIFLFRYGNPDWKPLLIGYLGLLLQAGCLLAIGTFISTLTKNQIIAGAATFAICLMFWVFEWTSYETATWAKVLSYMSVTVHFESFARGVLELKDAVYYATLILIGLFFTARSMESLRWRS, from the coding sequence ATGAGAAACGTCTGGATCATTTTTCAGAAAGAACTGCGCAGCTACTTCGTATCGCCGATCGCGTGGCTGCTGCTCACGATGTTTGCCGTAATTTTTGGTTACTTCTTCTGGACCAGGTTAGGGATGTTCGTGTTTGCTGGGATGGAACAGCAGATGCGCGGCGAGATGTTTCCGATGAGCGTAAACGAATGGGTTATCAGCCCGCTCTTGAGCAACACCAGCGTGATTGGATTGTTCTTCATTCCGATCATCACTATGCGGCTTTTCGCGGAAGAAAAGCGCAACGGAACCATTGAGCTGCTCACGACTTCTCCAATTCGCGATGTTGACGTGATTCTTGGGAAATGGCTAGCGGCACTGACGCTGTACGCTTCTATGCTCTTCTTCACCGGATTAAGCTTCATCTTTCTGTTCCGATATGGGAATCCGGATTGGAAGCCGCTGCTCATTGGCTATCTCGGCCTGCTGCTGCAGGCGGGATGTCTTCTGGCCATTGGTACATTTATCTCGACTCTCACAAAGAATCAGATTATCGCCGGAGCAGCAACCTTCGCTATTTGCCTGATGTTCTGGGTTTTCGAGTGGACGAGTTACGAAACGGCAACGTGGGCCAAAGTGCTTTCATACATGTCAGTAACGGTGCACTTTGAGTCGTTTGCGCGAGGCGTGCTCGAGCTTAAAGATGCCGTCTACTACGCCACCCTCATCCTGATTGGTTTGTTCTTCACTGCGCGCTCGATGGAATCGCTGCGCTGGAGGTCGTAA
- a CDS encoding prolyl oligopeptidase family serine peptidase — MKALKVFFLTSVFISTAAFGQSFTLEQVMSSPFPTQLTAASHANVLAWVFNNRGSDNVWIAAAPEYVGRQVTHYSGDDGQRIASLKLTPDGRTVIYARGSELNDAGRSANPLSLPVQPKQQVWTAAVENGEPRLLGDMGCEEEGCEDIQISPDGRYAVWETKHELWLAPVNAQGGVTAKQLTDIRGELSWPQWSPDGKRIAFRVNRHSHSLVAVGDLNPNLDRVFSGDSMNKTEAAGAAKKEQAPLLSDVHYIAPSTERDRFPRWSPDGREIVFIRAPGEENHLPLIPVRPTPWSLWVADTNTYTAHSIWQSGQGPRDSLPPFAGESLQFAGDRIVFVSEQTNRNHLYSIPISGGQAIELTPGDFDVEDVTPNENGRTTIYFSSNQNDVDRRHLWKVEAKGGAPQQAITHGETIEWSPVLSSDGQVFCLGSSATTPALAYRVTNSGRELLAKDVLPKDFPSAQLVVPKQVIFKSSDGYTIHGQLFVPRNQTGRGPALIFTHGGPMRQMVLGFHYMYYYHNAYAENEYLASLGYTVLSVNYRLGIMYGHDFRQPPNSVWRGASEYNDVLAGAHYLETLPNVDSQRIGLWGGSYGGFLTAMGLARNSDIFKAGVDFHGVHDWSMFLSHWEDDANAAPDLKDAQKLAWESSPDSAIDKWRSPVLLIQGDDDRNVPFNQTVDLAQRLKKQGVEYEEIVYPDEIHDLLLWRDWVNSYKAGATFFDRKLKAH, encoded by the coding sequence TTGAAAGCACTCAAAGTCTTTTTCCTTACCTCTGTCTTCATTTCCACGGCAGCATTTGGTCAGAGTTTCACGCTTGAGCAGGTGATGAGCTCGCCGTTTCCCACGCAGCTGACTGCGGCGAGTCACGCCAATGTCCTTGCCTGGGTGTTCAACAACAGAGGATCCGACAACGTGTGGATCGCCGCCGCGCCTGAATACGTCGGTCGCCAGGTCACGCATTACTCGGGCGATGACGGGCAGCGGATCGCTTCGCTGAAGCTGACGCCGGATGGCCGCACGGTCATCTACGCGCGCGGCTCGGAGTTAAACGACGCAGGACGCTCGGCGAATCCGTTGAGTCTTCCCGTACAACCGAAGCAGCAGGTGTGGACAGCCGCCGTCGAAAATGGCGAGCCGCGGCTACTGGGAGATATGGGTTGCGAGGAGGAAGGTTGCGAGGATATCCAGATTTCGCCAGATGGGCGCTACGCCGTATGGGAGACGAAGCACGAACTCTGGCTGGCTCCGGTGAATGCGCAAGGCGGCGTGACCGCAAAACAGCTCACAGATATCCGCGGTGAGCTCTCTTGGCCGCAGTGGTCGCCGGATGGAAAGCGCATTGCTTTTCGCGTAAATCGCCACTCGCATAGCCTCGTTGCCGTCGGCGATCTAAATCCCAATTTGGATCGGGTTTTTTCCGGTGACTCCATGAACAAGACGGAAGCTGCCGGCGCGGCAAAAAAGGAGCAGGCGCCGTTGCTTTCTGATGTGCACTACATTGCGCCAAGCACCGAACGCGATCGCTTTCCGCGGTGGTCTCCGGATGGACGCGAGATTGTGTTCATTCGCGCGCCGGGAGAGGAGAACCATTTGCCACTGATTCCGGTGCGGCCGACGCCCTGGTCGCTGTGGGTTGCGGACACGAATACGTACACGGCGCATTCGATATGGCAGAGCGGGCAAGGTCCGCGGGATTCTCTGCCGCCGTTTGCCGGCGAGTCGCTGCAGTTTGCCGGAGACCGCATCGTCTTCGTCTCCGAGCAGACGAATCGCAATCACCTCTACTCGATTCCCATTTCGGGTGGGCAAGCCATTGAGCTCACGCCGGGCGATTTCGACGTGGAAGACGTTACTCCGAACGAGAACGGCCGCACGACGATTTACTTTTCATCGAACCAGAACGATGTTGATCGCCGGCATCTCTGGAAGGTCGAGGCCAAAGGCGGAGCGCCGCAGCAGGCAATCACGCACGGGGAGACCATCGAATGGTCACCGGTGCTGAGCTCCGATGGGCAGGTATTCTGCCTCGGCTCGAGCGCAACGACACCCGCGCTGGCTTACCGCGTTACCAATTCGGGAAGAGAGTTGCTGGCGAAAGACGTCCTGCCGAAGGACTTCCCTTCGGCTCAGCTTGTGGTTCCAAAGCAGGTGATCTTCAAGAGCAGTGATGGATACACGATCCATGGACAGCTCTTTGTCCCGCGCAATCAAACCGGACGCGGCCCGGCGCTGATCTTCACCCATGGAGGACCGATGCGGCAGATGGTGCTCGGCTTCCATTACATGTACTACTACCACAACGCATATGCCGAGAATGAGTACCTGGCGAGCCTCGGCTACACCGTGCTTTCGGTGAATTACCGCCTTGGAATCATGTACGGTCACGATTTCCGCCAGCCTCCGAACAGCGTGTGGCGCGGCGCCTCGGAGTACAACGACGTGCTTGCAGGCGCGCATTATTTGGAGACTCTGCCCAACGTTGATTCGCAGCGCATCGGACTCTGGGGCGGTTCATACGGCGGATTTCTTACCGCAATGGGGTTGGCGCGCAATTCCGACATCTTCAAAGCGGGGGTGGATTTTCATGGCGTGCACGATTGGTCGATGTTCCTATCGCACTGGGAAGATGATGCCAACGCCGCACCTGACTTGAAAGACGCGCAGAAGCTTGCGTGGGAGTCTTCACCTGACTCCGCGATCGATAAATGGCGCTCGCCGGTGCTTCTCATCCAGGGAGATGATGACCGCAACGTTCCGTTCAATCAGACTGTGGACCTGGCCCAGCGGCTCAAAAAGCAAGGCGTCGAATATGAAGAGATCGTCTATCCCGACGAGATTCACGATCTGCTGCTTTGGCGCGATTGGGTAAATTCGTACAAAGCGGGCGCAACTTTTTTCGATCGAAAGTTAAAAGCCCACTAA
- a CDS encoding threonine/serine dehydratase, with protein MISLADIRAAQERIRSYVKRTATVRSRTLSEVLGASVYLKLEVFQTTGAFKVRGAFNKILVELDSARNNGVVAVSGGNHAQAVAYAGKLLGCRTVILMLHTTPRNYLDATRGYGAEVVQFDDISHAFAKARDYEREGMLFVHPFDDPLVMAGQGTLGLEILEDVPELTDVFVSIGGGGLMSGTAVAIRSQKKIRLWGVETEGADAMARALDAGQPVEIRPTSIAKTLGAPAVSETTLAIAKEHLASITVVSDKEAMNALALLLERTKVLTEPAASCTLAAAVRMKQHFRPEHHVALILCGGNLGLNDLCEYHAKFLKS; from the coding sequence ATGATTTCCCTCGCCGACATCCGCGCCGCTCAGGAACGCATTCGTTCTTATGTTAAGCGAACAGCGACCGTTCGCAGTCGCACGCTGAGCGAGGTGCTTGGCGCGAGCGTCTATCTCAAGCTCGAGGTCTTTCAGACTACGGGCGCATTTAAGGTTCGAGGCGCCTTCAATAAGATTCTGGTTGAACTCGATTCCGCGCGAAACAACGGCGTGGTGGCTGTGAGCGGCGGGAACCACGCACAGGCTGTGGCCTACGCAGGAAAATTGCTTGGATGTCGCACTGTGATTCTCATGCTGCACACGACTCCGCGTAATTATCTTGATGCCACTCGTGGATACGGCGCGGAGGTCGTTCAATTCGACGATATTTCTCATGCATTCGCTAAAGCACGTGATTACGAGCGTGAAGGAATGCTGTTTGTGCATCCGTTTGACGACCCGTTGGTCATGGCAGGCCAGGGAACACTTGGACTCGAGATTCTCGAAGATGTTCCTGAGCTGACCGACGTATTCGTCAGCATCGGAGGCGGTGGATTGATGAGCGGCACAGCCGTCGCGATCCGATCACAGAAAAAAATTCGGCTTTGGGGAGTGGAGACCGAAGGCGCCGACGCAATGGCGCGCGCCCTTGATGCGGGTCAGCCGGTGGAGATTCGTCCGACATCGATTGCCAAGACACTCGGCGCGCCAGCGGTTTCCGAAACGACACTGGCCATTGCCAAAGAACATCTAGCCAGCATCACTGTGGTTTCCGACAAAGAAGCCATGAATGCGCTCGCGCTCTTGCTGGAGCGCACGAAGGTCCTCACCGAGCCGGCGGCGTCGTGCACCCTGGCTGCCGCTGTCCGAATGAAGCAGCACTTTCGGCCCGAGCATCATGTTGCTCTGATTCTCTGCGGCGGCAATCTTGGCCTGAACGACCTCTGCGAGTATCATGCGAAATTCCTGAAAAGCTGA
- a CDS encoding ATP-binding cassette domain-containing protein gives MIQVQDLTKKYSRNLAVDHISFEVQKGEIVGFLGPNGAGKTTTMRMLTCFLPPSLGTATVAGFDILEQPLEVKKRVGYLPETPPLYLEMETVEYLRFVGKLKGLRGEELSKRVDYACERCSIADVRNKLLGKLSKGYRQRVGLGQAIIHNPDVLILDEPTAGLDPKQINETRDLIRSLAGDHTIILSTHILPEVEQTCEKVIIISKGKLVATDSVENLQARARGAESMLVEIAGRNGNLDSATVRSRLERVSGVSRVSLKDTRDSRLSLEVESQKGFVRGDLARAVVESGWDLNELRPTAVSLEEIFLQLTAQESEAAKGVAQGKTA, from the coding sequence ATGATCCAAGTTCAGGACTTAACAAAAAAATATAGCCGCAATCTTGCCGTCGATCACATCTCCTTTGAAGTGCAAAAAGGAGAGATCGTCGGCTTTCTCGGTCCCAACGGCGCGGGCAAGACCACCACAATGCGCATGCTCACGTGCTTCCTGCCGCCGAGCCTTGGGACAGCCACCGTCGCCGGCTTCGACATCCTCGAGCAGCCGCTCGAAGTTAAGAAACGCGTCGGATACCTGCCGGAAACTCCGCCTCTGTATCTTGAAATGGAGACCGTGGAATATCTGCGGTTTGTCGGCAAGCTGAAAGGCCTCAGAGGGGAGGAACTTTCCAAGCGCGTTGACTACGCATGCGAGCGTTGCTCGATCGCGGACGTGCGTAACAAGCTTCTCGGCAAGCTCTCGAAGGGCTATCGGCAGCGCGTGGGACTGGGGCAGGCGATCATCCATAATCCCGACGTGCTGATCCTCGACGAGCCGACCGCAGGACTCGATCCCAAGCAGATCAACGAAACCCGCGATCTGATCCGCAGCTTGGCCGGTGATCACACCATCATTCTCAGCACGCACATCCTCCCCGAAGTGGAACAGACGTGCGAGAAGGTGATCATCATCAGCAAAGGCAAGCTGGTGGCGACCGACTCGGTCGAGAACTTGCAGGCGCGCGCTCGCGGAGCCGAATCGATGCTGGTGGAGATCGCCGGACGCAACGGCAATCTCGATTCTGCAACCGTTCGCTCGCGTCTGGAGCGAGTCTCCGGCGTCAGCCGTGTGTCGCTCAAGGACACTCGCGATAGCCGGCTGAGCTTGGAAGTCGAGAGCCAGAAGGGATTCGTTCGCGGCGACCTGGCGCGGGCTGTGGTCGAGTCGGGCTGGGATCTGAACGAACTGCGGCCTACGGCCGTAAGCCTGGAAGAGATCTTCCTGCAACTCACCGCACAAGAATCTGAAGCGGCCAAAGGCGTGGCCCAGGGGAAAACGGCATGA